The Pseudohongiella acticola region ATCTGTATGCCCAGAAAGTTCTTCTGTGCCGTGGGCGAGGCACCAAACAGTCCAGTACTGATATCAGAGCTCAATTCGGTATTGGCCGCCAGTTGCACGTCCATTTTGCCGCCCACGGTAAAGTCCACTGCCGGATCTGCCGGCAATGGTGCCGTGATCAGATCAGCCCCGTCTCCCACCGTCAGCGAGCCACCGCCATCGACACTGAAGTTCAGGTCGATACCGGTGTTGGCAAACACGCTGAGTTTAACGCCATCACTTTTTGCAGTAATGCCCAGTGCAGCGAGGTCCGGATTACCGTTGATACGGTCGCGCAGAAAATCAGCGGTCAATGGAACTGGCACGTCCTGCGCCACCGATTCGCCGGGCAGCACGAAGTCGGGGTCGGTAATATCCACGCCATTCAATGTCAGCTGCAGGGCTTCACCGGGCCCACCTGCGGTAAAATCCTGCAGGCTGGTCTGGGTATAGGCGGTGGCACTGACACCGCTGAGCGCAGACAATCTGCGGGCAGTGACTGAAGCCTCTTCGCCGGCAGCAGCCGTGACGCTTTGCTGTTTAATAAAACCGGTGTCAGGATCAGTGGTTTCCAGAGTAATGACCTCACCCGGATAACCATTGTTGGTCGATGCCAATTGCAACAGACCAGCGACGGCGGTGTCGGTACTGACAGTGGTGCCATCGGGATCGGTCGGTAACAGCGGGTTCTGGGAACCGGGCACAAACGGCAGGTTTCTCAACGGCGGATCCAGCTGGACAGGATTGGCCGGGTTGGAGTAGTCCAGCACATCGTAGGTTGTGGCCGACGTAAAGCGAATGCCCAGCGGCGGACTGAAACTGCCATTTTTGGCAAAAAACGCCGTATCCGTACTGATCACCTGAGAGCTGAGAAGCTCGGCACCACCCTGGTTACCACTGGCCGTATCGATGCGTAGCGGCGAGGCAAAAGCGAATTCCTCCGACCGTGTAATCTGCATTTGCATCTGGCCCACACCCGTTCGGGTCGGTTGCAACAGAAAACGATCGCCGGCCGTGAACGTGCCTTCATCTATATGCAGCGTAAAGCCGTCGATACTGATCTCTTGTGGGCGGGCTTCGCTCAACATGCCCTTTTCCATGACTTCGCCATCGGATTTACGCACAATGTTGTATTGTTGTCCGCCAGGCCCCGGAAAGGTCAGTTCGTAGTCACTGGTCGTCAAAGCGGCCAGATCGTCAATGGTGATACTCATGTCTTTGTTATAAGGCGGTGAGTTGCGGCTGTCGGCCCGAACCCGTTCGCTGGCAACGTCAGCCTTATTGATGTCGGCGAACACACCACCGCCGAGACTGCCCTCAAGATCCATGCCCAGTTTGTTCTGCTGGTTTATGCCATCCGTAATGGCCAGCCCGATACGCCCCAGCGAATTCAGCGCAGGGTCCAGTGCTTCGTTGCGGAAACGCACCAGCCCGCCCAGCTCGCCACCGGCCATCTGCCGGGTAATGTTTTGCAGAGAGTTACCTTTGCTGAAGAACAGCTCATACCGACTGGAGTCCTGGTTGCCCGGCCCTGCGATCAGCTTCTGGGTTTCAGCCCCCACCACCAGCGGCTGGTTCTGGCCAATAAACACGTCCATGCCGCCGTCTTCGCGATCGATGGTGCTGACATTGACATACTGTGACAATTCGCGAACCAATGTATCGCGCTCATCCAGCAGATCGTTCGGACTCTGACCTGTGCCACCGCCCTGAGCATCGGCAATCACCTGGTTCAGCTCAGCAATCTGCTGACCCAGCGAGGTGACTGTGCCAGCGGCCGCCTGCATCTGTTTATTGACCGACAGGTTCTGTTCCAGCAACCGAGATTCCACGCCTTCAAAACTGGACACCATCTGCTGGGTCTGGGACATCAACAGCTGTCTGCCCAGCAGCGAACCGGGGTCATTGACGGCTTCATTCAGCGCATCAAAATAACCATTCATGGCATTCGCCAGGCTGGTCTGTTCCGAGGCCAGCAGGTTATTGGTCTGCGAGATATTGAACAGGTAGGTATCGTAGTCGCTGAGCGCACCGATATCCTGAACCACCTGGTCGACCAGATGTTTTTCGGTGTTGCGGTATATGTCATTGACCTGCACACCGGTACCAAGATAGCCGGCAGCGGTGCGTGTTGAAATCGTGGTCGACTGCGATACCGACTGGCGGCTATAGCCTTCGGTGTTGGCGTTAACGATATTGTTACCGGTGACCGACAGGGCTGTCTGATTCAGGCGAATGCCGCTGATCGCGGTGTTGATCAGGTTGCTCATCTCAGTTCACTCCCTGTCCGGATTCCAGCGCAGGGCTGCGCAAAACGCGACTGATCTTGTCGGCATAGTGTGGATCAGTCGCATAGCCGGCATCCTGCAAATGCTGGCCAAACGCATCAGCGTTCGTGGCATGCTGCAAGGCGGGCGCATAGCGCGGCTGCGAGCGAAGCAGATCAACGTAGTCCCGGAAGCTTTCTTCAAACGAACCGTAGGCTCTGAAGCTGGCCTGCTCACGTTGCATGGCACCGTCGCGGAATTCCAGCGTGCTGACACTGACCCGATCACCCTGCCAGCTGTCGCCGGCCTTGATACCAAACAGGTTATAGCTGGGTTTGCCATCAGCACCCGAAATCATTTTCTGGCCCCAACCGGTTTCCAGCGCCGATTGCGCGATCATCACGCGTGGATCAACGCCCAATTCAGGGGCAACTGATTCGGCAATCGGCAACAATTGCTGAACAAATGCGTCAGGTGACTCAAATTCGTGACTGACCGGCGCCATTTCCGGTTTGCTACGCGAGTCTGCAGACAGTTCAGGCATGATCGATGTCGGCACCACCTGGCGCGCCGAACCGGGGTAACGACGATCATTGTTCAGTGTACGGTCCAGCTCACGACCGTCGACCGCTGCCGGTTCATAACGCTGCATCAACTGCCGGTGCAGCGTGTCGGCCAGACCGACACCGCCTGCGTTGGCAATCTCCAGGCTTATCTGGTTATCAAAACTTTCCTGATGGAATTTGGTTTCGTTGCTGCGCAGATAATTCTCGGAGAACAGCGCTTCTTCCCCTGCACGCATGCCTTTCAGCATGATATTGATAAACATGGACTCAAACTGCTTGGCCACTTCACGCAAAGCCTCGGGCGAATTCTCACGCCCCAGCTGGCTGATGGCATTCAAACCACCCACATTGGTGTAAACAGATGCATCTTGCATGCTGATGGTCATGACCAATCCTCAGATCACAATCAGGTCAGCGCGCAGGGCGCCGGACTGTTTCAGGGCCTCAAGAATGGCGGCCAGATCACCCGGCGCCGCCCCCACTGCATTGATCGCCTGCACAATATCTGAAAGCGTGGTGCCAGCATCAAACAGAAACATGCGGCTGTCCTCTTCAGTGACATTGATATTGGTCTGCGGCACTACCACGGTTTCTCCGTCTGAAAACGGGGCCGGCTGGCTGACACCAAAACTTTCCGAAATAGTCACACTCAGACTGCCGTGGGTTATCGCAGCCGGAGATACCCGGACATGTTCGCCGATGACAATGGTCCCGGTGCGAGAATTGACAATGACCCTGGCAGACGCTTCGCCCTGCTGAATCTGAATATTCTCCAGTTCGGATACATAAGCAACCCGCGCCTGCGGGTCAGCCGGTGCCCGCACCTTGACAGAAACCGCATCCACGGCTTCGGCAGTACCGGCACCCATGAAGTCATTGATGGCTTTTGACAGTCGACGCGCCGAGGTGAAATCGGCACGCTTCAGGTTAAAGGTAATGTGATCGCCAACATTAAACCCGGTCAATACTTCGCGCACGGTCTGAGCACCACCAGGAATACGCCCGACGCTGGGAATATTGATGGTAATGCTGGAACCATCAGCGCCCTGGACACCCAGGCCACCCACCACCAGATTGCCCTGAGCAATGGCATACACTTCGCCATCAATACCGGTGAGCAGTGTGCGCTCCAGCGTACCCCCACGCAGACTCGCGGCATTGGCCAGAGACGACACCGTGATATCAATATTCTGACCGGGCTTGGTGAACGCCGGCATTTCTGCCTGCACTGACACAATGGCGACATTACGCAACTGAAAAGTCTGTCCGGCGGGCATGGGAATGCCAAACTGGTCGAGGTAGGCAGCGAACGATTCAGCGGTAAACGGTGCCTGCGTGGTCTGGTCGCCAGAGCCGTCCAGACCAGTAACCAGGCCAACGCCGGTCAACTGGTTCGACTGCACACCGTTCAACGTGGCAATGTCCTTGACCCGATCCGCGTGCGCCGGGGCCACCAACATCAACAACTGCATCGCAACCAGGATACTGGCAACAATAGACTTTTTGATCTGTTTGCGTTGTTGATTAAACATGGTGTGCCTCAATTCTGTGTTACCGACAGGTGTAAAATATTGATGTTGTGCGTGGTCAGTCGCCCGGCCAGAGCTTTATAGTGGCCACCAGCGACTGACAAAAAACTTGCTCAATGCACCCGGCTCATTGCTGTCAGCCAGCGTGCCGGTGCCGCTGTAGGCAATTCTCACGTCGGCAACTCGCGTTGACGCAATGGTGTTGTCCGGTGCAATGTCAGCCGTGCGCACCAGCCCGCTGATGCGTATGAATTCGCTGCCGCGGTTGATCTGCAGCCACTTCTCACCGCGCACTTCCAGCAGGCCGTTGGGCAGCACATCGGTAACCGTGACGGTAATATTGCCCAACAACTGATTGCTTTGGTCGCTGTTGGCGGAACCGTCAAAGTCAGAGCCGCCGCCCACCGATGTGGTGGTATCAAAGACATTGCCCAGTAGCGTCGAATCACCGACATTTGCCGAGCTGTCGCGACTGAAGGACGTGCCCGATGACTTGGTGGCGCTGGTCGCCTCATTGAGATTGATGGTCAGTACATCGCCCACCCGGTGGGCCCGACGTTGATACAGGTTGACTGCGGTTGCCTGATGGTAAATGGCACCGTTGGCTGTTCGTTCCGGAGCCTGCTGCCAGGAAGACACCGGTGCATAGCGCGGATCATCAGGGCTTGGCGGCGCCGGGTAGCGCGAGGCACAGGCGGTCACAACCAGCACGGGCAGCAGAATCAGGGCCTGAATCAGTTGTTGTTTTCGCATCACACCTTTCCTCATTTTGGGTTACTTACGGCGACTGTCTTCAGGTTCCGATTACAGGTTCTGGGTGACGAACTGCAACATCTGGTCAGCACTGGAGATGACACGCGAGTTCATTTCATAGGCGCGCTGGGTAGTGATCATATCCACCAGTTCTTCCACCACTTCAACATTGGAATTTTCCAGCGAGCCCTGCACGATCAGACCGAGACCATTGGTTCCCGGTGCAGACTGTTGCGGATTACCGCTGGACACCGTTTCGGCGTACAGATTGCCACCCAATGCCTGCAAACCGGCCGGGTTAACAAAGTCCACCAGCGTCAGGTTGCCGATATTGACCGGCTGTGACTGACCCGGCAATGCAGCTGTTACCACGCCGTCGGTGCCGATGGTCAGTGATTGCGCACCCTGTGGTACGGTCAGACCCGGATTGATCAGCATACCGGACGCGGTGACCAGTTCACCGTCAGCGCTCAGGTGAAACTGACCATCACGGGTAAACGAGGTACTGCCATCGGGCATCTGCACTTCAAAGAAACCACGGCCATTGATTGCAGCGTCCAACGGCTCACCGGTATTCTGCAGCGCGCCCTGGGTGTGTATTTTTTGTGTGCCGACAACCCGAACACCGGTACCCAACTGCAAGCCTGAAGGCAATTCGGTATTCTGGGTGGAATTGGCACCGGGCTGACGCTGGATCTGATACAGCAGATCTTCAAACACAACACGATCACGTTTGAAACCGTTGGTTGCCACGTTCGCCAGGTTGTTGGAAATCGCGGTCAGGCGTTTATCCTGAGCGGCCAGACCGGTCTGTGATACATAAAGAGCTGAGTGCATATTGTTAACTCCCCAACGGGTTCGTCACTTATCTGATTACTGTATTTGCAAAAGCCGTGCCGATGCTTCGGAATTCTGTTGCACGGTCTGCATGAGTTTGACATTCATTTCATAACTGCGAGCCAGGTTGATCATTTCAACCATGGCATCAACCACGTTCACGTTACTGCTTTCCAGGTAGCCGGATACCACCGTCACCTCGGCATCAGCCACGGAATCCGTGCCATCAGCACGACGAAACAGGCCGTCACCGCCTTTAACCAGCTGCTCATTGCCCGGATTAACCAGCTTGATGCGATCGATCGACGCCAGCACTTCGGCCCCCTGCCCCAGCTCACGAATTGACACGGTGCCATCGTTGCCGATAGAGACAGACTCATACGGTGGCAATGCCACGGGACCATTGTTGCCGAGAACCGGCAAGCCGCTGCCGGTCAGCAGTTCACCGAACGGGCTCACCGACATATCGCCCGCACGCGTGTAGGCTTCCGAACCATCGGGTGCCTGCACTGCAATCCAGCCCTCGCCCTGAACAGCAATATCCAGCGCGTTGGCAGTTTGCTGCAGCGCGCCCGGGCTAAAGTCACTGGCAGGGTTCTCTGCCATGCTGAACACACGTGACGGCATGCCAGGGCCAAACGCCTGCATGGAGCGCGCCTGTTCCAGGTCAGCCCGAAAGCCTGTGGTACCGGCGTTGGCCATGTTATGCGCATGAATGGTCTGCGCACGCATGGTCTGCGATGCGCCGGTCATGCTGATGTAAATTGCCTTGTCCATGATGAGCCCCGATCCGCGGGCAGGTTATGACGCCTGCCCCACTGTCATGTTAGTGATTACAGGTTGATGATGGTCTGGGTCGCAGTGTCCTGCGCCGAGATCACCTGGGCAGCCGCCTGATAGTTACGCTGCGAAATGATCAGCTGTACCAGTTGTGCCGGCAGGTCAACATTGGAGTCCTCAAGCGCGCCGGACTGGATGGCACCCAGACCTGCGGTGCCGGCACCCGACACTGACGCCGTACCCGATTCACTGGTTTCACCAAATTTGGTGCCACCCAGGTTCGACAGTCCGGCCGGGTTTGAGAAGTTGGCCAGCGCCACCTCGCCAAGAGCACGTGACTGACCGTTAGAGAAACGGGCTGACACCAGACCACGGTCGTTGATTTCCAGACCGGTCAACTGACCTTTGGCAAAACCATCCTGGTTGTTTGACTGTACCGAGAAATCACCACCAAATTGAGTCAATGCGCTCAGGTCAATGGTAAAGTTGGAGTTGGTCAATTGCTCGGCCACGTTGGGGTCACCTGGAATCGGACCGGCACCCTGCTGACGGCCCAGGTTATCGACCGGCGTCCAGTTGGTGATCTGAATGGGTGTCTGGTTGGGGTCATAAATACCGTTGTTGTCAAAGCGCAGGTCAAAACGCGCCAGCACCGGCTCACCATCGGTGGAGTTGGGATCATAACCAATGTTGCGATTATCGACCTGCAGGTAAACACTCCACAGGTTATTGCTGCCGGTTTCATCCGGGCGCTCTTTGACAAAATATTTGGTCAGGGAGTGCTGGTTACCCAAGGAGTCATAAATGGTCACAGCGGTCGAACGATAGTAGGTGTCCGGATTGGTCGGATCAAACTGATTGGTCGAAAACGGAATACCATCAAGTGCGTCTTCCGCGCTGATATCACCAAAGATACTTCCGGTCACTACGGCCTGGTCAATGGCATTGCCATCACTGTCTGCCGTAGCCGCTGCAAACGTGACATTTTCTTCCAGCGTGAAGTTCACGATACCGCCGACCAGTACTGAGTCACCGGTTGTGGTATCGACGCTCACAGGCCCATCCGGGGATCGTGTGTATTCCTCATCGGTGCTGTCGTAGTCAGACCCATAAACATCAAACGTACCTGCACCGGTTGCTCCGCCATGGAAGCGCAGATCTGCCCCGGTATTATGGGTCACTTCCAGGTCTGTACCACCAACAACACGCGCGCTGACGTTGGTGACGGTCGCATTAACAGCATCAGCCAGAGCCTGCAGTTCGTCAGCCACCACCGCTGGGGCAGTAAAGTCACCAGTAAAGTTAAGCCCACCAATATTGAAGTTGACAGGGCCGGCGTTAAAGTTAGTCAGGTAAGCAACACTGGTTGCGCGTGCTGTGACACCGTTAACTGCGGAGAACTGCTGCGCGACCGCGTTAGCCGATGAATGCTCGGCAACATCAACCAGACGCGTCACATTATCGCTACCAACCACACTGATCGAGTTGGCTTCATATCCGTTCTCCAATGCATCCCCGGCCGCTATCGCAACAGGCGCTGCAGAGCGACCATTGTTACTGGTGATGGTGGTGCCAACCAGCGCGGAAGGCTGTGCACTGGCGTCCAGGTTGATCACAGATGACACGGTAGTGGTAGCACGCGGTGGAATCTCACCGGTGGTCACGCGCAGATCTTCCAGCGGGCCGCCGCCAGTTGGCTGCCCGGTTGGTGACGGTGAAAAGCCCTGCAGACGTTCGCCAGAGCCGGTCACAATAAAGCCGTTTCGGTCAGTACCAAAGGCACCTGCCCGTGTGTAACTGACACCTGATTCACCACTCAACACGAAAAAGCCTTCACCGTTAATCGCCATATCCAGTGTACTGTTGGTGAAACTGATATTGCCC contains the following coding sequences:
- the flgK gene encoding flagellar hook-associated protein FlgK; its protein translation is MSNLINTAISGIRLNQTALSVTGNNIVNANTEGYSRQSVSQSTTISTRTAAGYLGTGVQVNDIYRNTEKHLVDQVVQDIGALSDYDTYLFNISQTNNLLASEQTSLANAMNGYFDALNEAVNDPGSLLGRQLLMSQTQQMVSSFEGVESRLLEQNLSVNKQMQAAAGTVTSLGQQIAELNQVIADAQGGGTGQSPNDLLDERDTLVRELSQYVNVSTIDREDGGMDVFIGQNQPLVVGAETQKLIAGPGNQDSSRYELFFSKGNSLQNITRQMAGGELGGLVRFRNEALDPALNSLGRIGLAITDGINQQNKLGMDLEGSLGGGVFADINKADVASERVRADSRNSPPYNKDMSITIDDLAALTTSDYELTFPGPGGQQYNIVRKSDGEVMEKGMLSEARPQEISIDGFTLHIDEGTFTAGDRFLLQPTRTGVGQMQMQITRSEEFAFASPLRIDTASGNQGGAELLSSQVISTDTAFFAKNGSFSPPLGIRFTSATTYDVLDYSNPANPVQLDPPLRNLPFVPGSQNPLLPTDPDGTTVSTDTAVAGLLQLASTNNGYPGEVITLETTDPDTGFIKQQSVTAAAGEEASVTARRLSALSGVSATAYTQTSLQDFTAGGPGEALQLTLNGVDITDPDFVLPGESVAQDVPVPLTADFLRDRINGNPDLAALGITAKSDGVKLSVFANTGIDLNFSVDGGGSLTVGDGADLITAPLPADPAVDFTVGGKMDVQLAANTELSSDISTGLFGASPTAQKNFLGIQISMTSGSGPDGQPKAGDTFTVSYNKNGSADSRNGAAMLALGSKSVLSEGNLTYQEAYGQLAEKLGILTSQARVNQSASESMLRQSMDAMQSVSGVNLEEEAARLIQLEQHYNASARLIGLARDLFDTLLNM
- the flgJ gene encoding flagellar assembly peptidoglycan hydrolase FlgJ yields the protein MQDASVYTNVGGLNAISQLGRENSPEALREVAKQFESMFINIMLKGMRAGEEALFSENYLRSNETKFHQESFDNQISLEIANAGGVGLADTLHRQLMQRYEPAAVDGRELDRTLNNDRRYPGSARQVVPTSIMPELSADSRSKPEMAPVSHEFESPDAFVQQLLPIAESVAPELGVDPRVMIAQSALETGWGQKMISGADGKPSYNLFGIKAGDSWQGDRVSVSTLEFRDGAMQREQASFRAYGSFEESFRDYVDLLRSQPRYAPALQHATNADAFGQHLQDAGYATDPHYADKISRVLRSPALESGQGVN
- a CDS encoding flagellar basal body P-ring protein FlgI, coding for MFNQQRKQIKKSIVASILVAMQLLMLVAPAHADRVKDIATLNGVQSNQLTGVGLVTGLDGSGDQTTQAPFTAESFAAYLDQFGIPMPAGQTFQLRNVAIVSVQAEMPAFTKPGQNIDITVSSLANAASLRGGTLERTLLTGIDGEVYAIAQGNLVVGGLGVQGADGSSITINIPSVGRIPGGAQTVREVLTGFNVGDHITFNLKRADFTSARRLSKAINDFMGAGTAEAVDAVSVKVRAPADPQARVAYVSELENIQIQQGEASARVIVNSRTGTIVIGEHVRVSPAAITHGSLSVTISESFGVSQPAPFSDGETVVVPQTNINVTEEDSRMFLFDAGTTLSDIVQAINAVGAAPGDLAAILEALKQSGALRADLIVI
- the flgH gene encoding flagellar basal body L-ring protein FlgH — its product is MRKQQLIQALILLPVLVVTACASRYPAPPSPDDPRYAPVSSWQQAPERTANGAIYHQATAVNLYQRRAHRVGDVLTINLNEATSATKSSGTSFSRDSSANVGDSTLLGNVFDTTTSVGGGSDFDGSANSDQSNQLLGNITVTVTDVLPNGLLEVRGEKWLQINRGSEFIRISGLVRTADIAPDNTIASTRVADVRIAYSGTGTLADSNEPGALSKFFVSRWWPL
- the flgG gene encoding flagellar basal-body rod protein FlgG, translated to MHSALYVSQTGLAAQDKRLTAISNNLANVATNGFKRDRVVFEDLLYQIQRQPGANSTQNTELPSGLQLGTGVRVVGTQKIHTQGALQNTGEPLDAAINGRGFFEVQMPDGSTSFTRDGQFHLSADGELVTASGMLINPGLTVPQGAQSLTIGTDGVVTAALPGQSQPVNIGNLTLVDFVNPAGLQALGGNLYAETVSSGNPQQSAPGTNGLGLIVQGSLENSNVEVVEELVDMITTQRAYEMNSRVISSADQMLQFVTQNL
- the flgF gene encoding flagellar basal-body rod protein FlgF produces the protein MDKAIYISMTGASQTMRAQTIHAHNMANAGTTGFRADLEQARSMQAFGPGMPSRVFSMAENPASDFSPGALQQTANALDIAVQGEGWIAVQAPDGSEAYTRAGDMSVSPFGELLTGSGLPVLGNNGPVALPPYESVSIGNDGTVSIRELGQGAEVLASIDRIKLVNPGNEQLVKGGDGLFRRADGTDSVADAEVTVVSGYLESSNVNVVDAMVEMINLARSYEMNVKLMQTVQQNSEASARLLQIQ
- a CDS encoding flagellar hook-basal body complex protein gives rise to the protein MSFIIGLSALNAAQQEISVTGNNISNSSTTGFKSSRTVFGDVYAASVLGGGGTQAGSGVTLQEIKQNFNQGNISFTNSTLDMAINGEGFFVLSGESGVSYTRAGAFGTDRNGFIVTGSGERLQGFSPSPTGQPTGGGPLEDLRVTTGEIPPRATTTVSSVINLDASAQPSALVGTTITSNNGRSAAPVAIAAGDALENGYEANSISVVGSDNVTRLVDVAEHSSANAVAQQFSAVNGVTARATSVAYLTNFNAGPVNFNIGGLNFTGDFTAPAVVADELQALADAVNATVTNVSARVVGGTDLEVTHNTGADLRFHGGATGAGTFDVYGSDYDSTDEEYTRSPDGPVSVDTTTGDSVLVGGIVNFTLEENVTFAAATADSDGNAIDQAVVTGSIFGDISAEDALDGIPFSTNQFDPTNPDTYYRSTAVTIYDSLGNQHSLTKYFVKERPDETGSNNLWSVYLQVDNRNIGYDPNSTDGEPVLARFDLRFDNNGIYDPNQTPIQITNWTPVDNLGRQQGAGPIPGDPNVAEQLTNSNFTIDLSALTQFGGDFSVQSNNQDGFAKGQLTGLEINDRGLVSARFSNGQSRALGEVALANFSNPAGLSNLGGTKFGETSESGTASVSGAGTAGLGAIQSGALEDSNVDLPAQLVQLIISQRNYQAAAQVISAQDTATQTIINL